The following proteins are co-located in the Nocardia bhagyanarayanae genome:
- a CDS encoding phytoene desaturase family protein, whose amino-acid sequence MADVVVVGSGPNGLAAAVVLASAGLSVEVFEAETKPGGGSRTAELTLPGFHHDVCAGAHPMALASPFFRAFDLGARGVELLTPEVSYAHPMDGGRAGLAWLDLERTVADLGRDGDAWRRLFAPLVRKWQGVVDVAMSDMRALPDDLPTAVRFGLRLVEQGSPLWNARFQEDIAPALLTGVATHAITSPRAFPAVGAGLLLATLGHAGGWVIPRGGSQAIPDALIAELEDLGGRVHTGHRVDSLDEFAGARAVLLDLAPEGLLRLAADRLPTRYAKRLRRFRYGGAACKIDFALSGPVPWQAEGCARAGTLHLIGSRAEAMAAEGAVAAGRHAERPYVLAIQPGVVDPGRAPGDAHTFYTYAHVPNGSDRDISDAVIAQVERFAPGFRDLILATNVITAAEQPAHNANYVGGDISAGAMTLRQTAFRPAPRWNPYATPLPGVYLCSAATPPGPGVHGMNGMHAARHVLRHEFDIRTDPLELLRERQPQHR is encoded by the coding sequence ATGGCTGATGTTGTGGTGGTCGGCTCGGGACCCAACGGCCTCGCCGCGGCGGTGGTGCTCGCCTCGGCGGGACTGTCGGTCGAGGTGTTCGAGGCCGAGACCAAGCCGGGTGGCGGTTCGCGTACCGCGGAGCTGACGCTGCCAGGCTTCCACCACGACGTGTGCGCGGGCGCGCACCCGATGGCCTTGGCGTCACCCTTCTTTCGCGCGTTCGATCTGGGCGCGCGCGGCGTCGAACTGCTCACTCCCGAGGTGTCCTACGCGCACCCGATGGACGGCGGCCGGGCCGGATTGGCCTGGCTGGATCTGGAGCGGACCGTCGCGGATCTCGGCCGCGACGGTGACGCGTGGCGGCGGCTGTTCGCGCCGCTCGTTCGCAAGTGGCAGGGCGTGGTCGACGTGGCCATGTCCGATATGCGCGCGCTACCCGACGATCTGCCGACCGCGGTGCGTTTCGGCCTGCGACTCGTCGAACAGGGCTCGCCGCTGTGGAACGCGCGCTTCCAGGAGGACATCGCGCCCGCACTGCTGACCGGCGTCGCGACCCACGCGATCACCTCGCCGCGCGCCTTCCCGGCGGTCGGCGCGGGCCTGCTGCTCGCCACGCTGGGCCACGCGGGCGGCTGGGTCATCCCGCGCGGCGGCAGTCAGGCCATCCCAGACGCGCTCATCGCCGAACTCGAGGATCTCGGCGGCCGGGTACACACCGGCCACCGGGTGGACTCGCTCGACGAGTTCGCCGGTGCGCGAGCCGTGCTGCTCGATCTAGCGCCCGAAGGCCTGCTCCGCCTGGCCGCCGACCGGCTGCCCACCCGATACGCCAAGCGGCTGCGGCGGTTCCGCTACGGCGGCGCGGCGTGCAAGATCGATTTCGCGCTCTCCGGCCCGGTGCCGTGGCAGGCCGAGGGCTGCGCGCGGGCGGGCACCCTGCACCTGATCGGCAGCCGCGCCGAGGCGATGGCCGCCGAGGGCGCGGTCGCCGCGGGCCGTCACGCCGAGCGCCCGTATGTGCTCGCCATCCAGCCGGGCGTCGTCGATCCCGGCCGCGCGCCCGGCGACGCGCACACCTTCTACACCTACGCCCACGTGCCGAACGGTTCGGATCGCGATATCAGCGACGCGGTCATCGCCCAGGTGGAGCGTTTCGCGCCCGGCTTCCGCGACCTGATCCTCGCCACGAACGTGATCACCGCCGCCGAGCAACCCGCGCACAACGCCAACTACGTGGGCGGCGACATTTCCGCGGGCGCGATGACGTTGCGCCAGACCGCCTTCCGCCCGGCGCCGCGCTGGAACCCGTACGCCACACCGCTGCCCGGGGTCTACCTGTGCTCCGCGGCGACGCCGCCCGGTCCCGGCGTGCACGGCATGAACGGCATGCACGCCGCCCGCCACGTGCTGCGGCACGAATTCGACATCCGCACCGACCCGCTCGAACTGCTGCGCGAGCGTCAGCCGCAGCACCGCTGA
- a CDS encoding cation diffusion facilitator family transporter, giving the protein MSASGSRAAIFAALGADIGIAIAKFVGWAITGSSSMLAEAMHSIADTANQFLLLIGQRRAAKRPDTLHPFGYGRNRYFYAFVVALVLFSLGSLAAIDEGIHKIRDPEELSSPFVAIVILLVAMGLETFSLTTAKRESRPLKGTSSWWRFIRNSRNPELPVVLLEDSGALIGLLFAFVGVGLTMLTGDPIWDGIGTLAIGALLGAIAIVLIVEMKSLLIGEGATAEEYAVIRANLVDGARIDRVIHLETEYLGPEDLLVAAKIAIVPGLGIAAIAEAIDAAEARVRAAVPTVNRIYLEPDLYRPAGADASTDGRAPEGESV; this is encoded by the coding sequence ATGTCGGCCAGTGGCAGCAGGGCAGCCATCTTCGCCGCGCTCGGCGCGGACATCGGGATCGCCATCGCCAAATTCGTCGGTTGGGCGATCACCGGCTCCTCTTCGATGCTTGCCGAGGCGATGCACTCGATCGCCGACACGGCCAACCAATTCCTGCTGCTCATCGGTCAGCGCCGCGCCGCCAAGCGCCCGGATACGTTGCACCCCTTCGGCTACGGGCGCAACCGCTACTTCTACGCGTTCGTCGTCGCGCTCGTGCTGTTCTCGCTCGGTTCGCTCGCCGCCATCGACGAGGGCATCCACAAGATCCGCGATCCGGAAGAACTCAGCTCGCCGTTCGTCGCCATCGTCATCCTGCTGGTGGCGATGGGCCTCGAAACCTTCAGCCTCACCACGGCCAAGCGCGAATCCCGTCCGCTCAAGGGCACATCCAGCTGGTGGAGGTTCATCCGCAACTCACGCAACCCGGAGCTGCCCGTGGTGCTGCTCGAGGACAGCGGCGCGCTGATCGGCTTGCTCTTCGCGTTCGTGGGTGTCGGACTGACCATGCTCACCGGCGACCCCATCTGGGACGGCATCGGCACCCTTGCCATCGGCGCGCTGCTCGGCGCGATCGCGATCGTGCTGATCGTGGAGATGAAGAGTCTGCTGATCGGCGAGGGCGCGACCGCCGAGGAGTACGCGGTCATCCGGGCCAACCTGGTCGACGGCGCGCGCATCGACCGGGTCATCCACCTGGAGACCGAATACCTCGGACCCGAGGACCTGTTGGTCGCCGCGAAGATCGCCATCGTCCCCGGGCTCGGCATCGCCGCGATCGCCGAGGCCATCGACGCCGCCGAGGCGCGGGTGCGTGCGGCCGTGCCGACGGTGAATCGCATTTATCTGGAACCGGATCTGTATCGACCAGCGGGGGCGGACGCGTCGACGGATGGCCGCGCCCCCGAAGGGGAATCCGTCTGA
- a CDS encoding cation diffusion facilitator family transporter produces MSAGGGKKAILAALTANAGIAVAKFIGAAITGSASMLAEAVHSVADTSNQGLLLFGQRRAEQEADELHPFGYGRNRYFYSFIVALVLFTLGSIYAIYEGIHKIQHPEELTSPIVAIVILLIAIGLETFSFITAIRESRPLKGGATWWRFIRNSRSPELPVVLLEDMGALVGLILAFLGVGLTMVTDNAIWDGIGTLCIGALLGVIAIILIIEMQSLLIGEGATPEEDRAIRESLIDGERIDRVIHLKTQYLGPEEILVAAKVAITPGLDIATIAAAIDAAEARVRRAVPAARIIYVEPDLYRTAPV; encoded by the coding sequence ATGTCTGCTGGCGGTGGCAAGAAGGCGATTCTGGCCGCGTTGACGGCGAACGCGGGGATCGCGGTGGCGAAGTTCATCGGCGCGGCGATCACCGGTTCGGCCTCGATGCTGGCCGAGGCGGTGCACTCGGTGGCCGACACTTCCAACCAGGGCTTGCTGCTGTTCGGCCAGCGTCGCGCCGAACAGGAGGCCGACGAGCTGCACCCGTTCGGTTACGGACGCAACCGCTACTTCTACTCGTTCATCGTGGCTCTCGTGCTGTTCACGCTCGGCTCGATCTACGCCATCTACGAGGGCATCCACAAGATCCAGCATCCCGAGGAACTGACCTCGCCGATCGTCGCGATCGTCATCCTGTTGATCGCCATCGGCTTGGAGACCTTCAGTTTCATCACCGCCATTCGCGAATCCCGCCCGCTCAAGGGCGGCGCCACCTGGTGGCGGTTCATCCGCAACTCGCGCAGCCCGGAGCTGCCCGTGGTGCTGTTGGAGGACATGGGCGCGCTGGTCGGTCTGATTCTCGCCTTCCTCGGCGTCGGCCTGACCATGGTCACCGACAACGCGATCTGGGACGGCATCGGCACCCTCTGCATCGGCGCGCTGCTCGGCGTCATCGCGATCATCCTGATCATCGAGATGCAGAGCCTGCTGATCGGCGAGGGCGCGACCCCCGAGGAGGACAGGGCGATCCGGGAGAGCCTGATCGACGGCGAGCGCATCGACCGCGTCATCCACCTCAAGACCCAGTACCTGGGCCCGGAGGAGATCCTGGTGGCGGCCAAGGTGGCGATCACGCCGGGCCTCGACATCGCGACCATCGCGGCGGCCATCGACGCCGCCGAGGCACGGGTGCGCCGCGCCGTGCCCGCCGCGCGCATCATCTACGTCGAGCCCGACCTGTACCGCACGGCGCCCGTCTAG
- the manA gene encoding mannose-6-phosphate isomerase, class I encodes MHELVGALRSYAWGSRTALAQLCGRPVPSAHPEAELWFGAHPADPAHVKTPVGTTSLLELVAANPHRELGAAAPEFGGKLPFLLKILAAEEPLSLQAHPSASQARAGFERENRARVPLDSPMRNYRDENHKPELVVALDRFEALAGFREPHRTVELFRALDVPELASYTEMLASQPDSAGLRTLFTTWITLPQPVLATLLPAVLDGCVRYLSGKGKRAFTLEARTALELAEAYPGDAGVLAALLLNRVTLEPGQGLFLDAGNLHAYLRGLGVEIMANSDNVLRGGLTPKHVDVPELLRVLDFEPIDLPVVLPEPAGDGSVRYRTPAPEFALRRFDLTAGSGQVPLTSAGPGIVLCTGGTVRLLQDGAELLVGRGGAAWISAADSDIRAQAVDGPAQVFCACLGAGS; translated from the coding sequence GTGCACGAACTCGTTGGTGCACTGCGTTCCTACGCATGGGGTTCGCGCACCGCGCTCGCTCAGCTGTGCGGCCGTCCCGTCCCCTCCGCACACCCAGAAGCCGAACTCTGGTTCGGCGCGCATCCCGCCGATCCCGCGCACGTCAAGACGCCGGTCGGCACCACATCGCTGCTGGAGCTCGTCGCCGCGAACCCGCATCGCGAACTGGGCGCGGCCGCACCGGAATTCGGTGGCAAGCTGCCGTTCCTGCTGAAGATCCTGGCGGCCGAGGAGCCGCTGTCGCTACAGGCGCATCCGTCGGCGTCGCAGGCGCGCGCCGGTTTCGAGCGGGAGAACCGCGCGCGGGTGCCGCTGGACTCGCCCATGCGCAACTACCGCGACGAGAACCACAAGCCGGAACTGGTGGTGGCGCTGGACCGCTTCGAGGCGCTGGCCGGGTTCCGCGAACCGCACCGCACCGTCGAGCTGTTCCGCGCGCTGGATGTGCCCGAGCTGGCCTCGTACACGGAGATGCTTGCCTCCCAGCCCGATTCGGCGGGCTTGCGAACGCTGTTCACGACCTGGATCACGCTGCCGCAGCCGGTGCTCGCCACGCTGCTGCCCGCGGTGCTGGACGGCTGCGTGCGGTATCTGTCCGGGAAGGGCAAGCGGGCCTTCACCCTCGAGGCGCGCACCGCGCTCGAACTCGCCGAGGCCTATCCCGGCGACGCGGGCGTGCTGGCCGCGCTGCTGCTGAACCGGGTGACGCTGGAGCCGGGCCAGGGACTGTTCCTCGACGCCGGGAACCTGCACGCCTACCTGCGCGGGCTCGGCGTGGAGATCATGGCCAACTCCGACAACGTGCTGCGCGGCGGGTTGACGCCCAAGCACGTCGACGTGCCGGAACTGTTGCGGGTCCTGGATTTCGAGCCGATCGATCTGCCCGTCGTGCTGCCGGAACCGGCGGGCGACGGCTCGGTGCGGTATCGCACGCCCGCGCCGGAATTCGCGCTGCGCCGCTTCGATCTCACCGCGGGTTCCGGACAGGTGCCGCTCACCTCGGCGGGGCCGGGCATCGTGCTGTGCACGGGGGGCACCGTGCGGCTGCTCCAGGACGGCGCGGAGCTGCTCGTCGGGCGCGGCGGCGCGGCCTGGATCTCGGCCGCGGACAGCGATATTCGCGCCCAAGCGGTGGACGGACCCGCCCAGGTGTTCTGCGCCTGCCTCGGCGCGGGCAGCTGA
- a CDS encoding tobH protein — protein sequence MIAGTPVLDLDDAASLEAADSGGALRSAASGGAQVRATAAAIGEQALARLADLRPRSVVLVSGSGRAARAAGLLVAALGDRAGLPVVSVAALPPWVGPLDVVLVAGDDAGDPRLIDAVDRALRRGAEVVVAAPHEGPLRAAAAGRAALLEPRVPVLDHNRLLRFLAAGIAVLRIVDPTRTGAAVPDLTELADVLDAEALRDGPHNEVFHNPAKTLAARMQQRGIVLAGDSPAAAELAEHGAEVLLQAAGKVATAADLAEAVAANPRMVEAAGESAPDFDPLFHDEELDGPAPVERIRVFVLSADPDQAAARRRVAVFGGAGSGLVDADLVSADVDLLQNSLTDPAAPTPARGEESGGSGRSTELEQLAVLALRLEMAAAYLRLIGSRGAAAETPRGFGGEQYDGGRY from the coding sequence ATGATCGCTGGAACACCGGTGCTCGACCTCGACGATGCCGCTTCGCTCGAGGCGGCAGACAGTGGCGGCGCCCTGCGCTCGGCCGCTTCTGGGGGCGCCCAAGTGCGCGCAACGGCGGCGGCCATCGGCGAGCAGGCGCTCGCCCGCCTCGCCGACCTTCGCCCGCGCAGCGTGGTCCTGGTCTCCGGCTCCGGCCGCGCCGCGCGCGCCGCCGGTCTGCTCGTCGCCGCGCTCGGCGACCGGGCGGGTCTACCGGTGGTGTCGGTCGCCGCGCTGCCGCCCTGGGTGGGTCCGCTGGACGTGGTGCTCGTCGCGGGTGACGACGCGGGCGATCCGCGCCTGATCGACGCGGTGGACCGCGCGCTGCGCCGTGGCGCCGAGGTGGTCGTCGCCGCGCCGCACGAAGGTCCCCTGCGCGCCGCCGCCGCCGGCCGGGCCGCGCTGCTCGAACCACGGGTCCCGGTGCTCGACCACAACCGGTTGCTGCGCTTCCTCGCGGCCGGGATCGCGGTGCTGCGCATCGTCGATCCGACCCGCACCGGCGCGGCCGTGCCCGACCTGACCGAGCTGGCCGACGTGCTCGACGCCGAGGCGCTGCGCGACGGACCGCACAACGAGGTCTTCCACAACCCCGCCAAGACGCTTGCCGCGCGCATGCAGCAGCGCGGCATCGTACTGGCGGGCGACTCCCCCGCCGCCGCGGAACTCGCCGAGCACGGCGCCGAGGTGCTCCTGCAGGCCGCGGGCAAGGTCGCGACGGCGGCCGATCTCGCCGAGGCGGTCGCCGCGAATCCGCGCATGGTGGAGGCCGCGGGCGAATCCGCGCCCGACTTCGATCCGCTGTTCCACGACGAGGAACTCGACGGCCCCGCGCCGGTGGAGCGGATCCGGGTGTTCGTGCTCAGCGCCGATCCCGATCAGGCCGCCGCGCGGCGCCGGGTCGCGGTATTCGGCGGCGCCGGATCCGGGCTGGTCGACGCCGATCTGGTGAGCGCCGACGTCGACCTGCTGCAGAACAGCCTGACCGATCCGGCCGCGCCGACGCCGGCGCGCGGCGAGGAGTCCGGCGGGTCCGGGCGCAGCACGGAACTGGAGCAACTCGCGGTGCTCGCGCTGCGCTTGGAGATGGCAGCGGCCTACCTGCGGCTGATCGGCTCGCGCGGCGCGGCCGCGGAGACCCCCCGCGGCTTCGGCGGCGAACAGTACGACGGGGGACGCTACTAG
- a CDS encoding phosphomannomutase/phosphoglucomutase: MTVARSAEFVNAVIKAYDVRGVVGEQIDAQFVRDVGASFARLMRGEGASRVVIGHDMRESSPELAAAFADGVRAQGLDVVHIGLASTDQLYFASGRLGCPGAMFTASHNPAQYNGIKLCRANALPVGQDTGLAAIKDELVAGVPEFDGPHGSATEMDLLADYARFLRGLVDLESIRPLTIAVDAGNGMGGHTVPEVLGTLPQVTIVPLYFELDGSFPNHEANPLDPKNLVDLQRLVRDSGADIGLAFDGDADRCFVVDENGEPVSPSAITALVAERELAKEPGATIIHNLITSRAVPELVHELGGTPVRTRVGHSFIKQQMAATGAVFGGEHSAHYYFRDFWGADSGMLAALHVLAALGEKDRPISELMSSYETYAASGEINSTVADAKERTLAVVEAFEDRAKSVDRLDGVTVQLADDAWFNLRASNTEPLLRLNVEARSPEEVDALVTEILGIVRS; this comes from the coding sequence ATGACAGTCGCCCGCTCTGCCGAATTCGTGAACGCGGTGATCAAGGCCTACGACGTTCGCGGTGTGGTCGGTGAACAGATCGACGCGCAATTCGTCAGGGACGTGGGCGCTTCCTTCGCACGGCTGATGCGCGGCGAGGGCGCGAGCCGCGTGGTCATCGGCCACGACATGCGCGAGTCCTCCCCCGAGCTGGCCGCCGCCTTCGCCGACGGCGTGCGGGCCCAGGGTCTCGACGTTGTGCACATCGGTCTCGCCTCCACCGACCAGCTGTACTTCGCCTCCGGCCGCCTCGGCTGCCCCGGCGCCATGTTCACCGCGAGCCACAACCCCGCCCAGTACAACGGCATCAAGCTGTGCCGCGCGAACGCGCTGCCGGTCGGCCAGGACACCGGTCTGGCCGCCATCAAGGACGAGCTCGTCGCGGGCGTGCCGGAATTCGACGGGCCGCACGGCAGCGCCACCGAGATGGATCTGCTCGCCGACTACGCGCGATTCCTGCGCGGGCTGGTGGATCTGGAGAGCATCCGCCCGCTCACCATCGCGGTGGACGCGGGCAACGGCATGGGCGGGCACACGGTGCCCGAGGTGCTCGGCACGCTGCCGCAGGTGACCATCGTGCCGCTCTACTTCGAGCTGGACGGCTCGTTCCCCAACCACGAGGCGAATCCGCTCGACCCGAAGAACCTGGTCGATCTGCAGCGGCTGGTCCGCGACTCCGGCGCCGACATCGGTCTCGCCTTCGACGGCGACGCCGACCGCTGCTTCGTGGTGGACGAGAACGGCGAGCCGGTCTCCCCCTCGGCCATCACAGCGCTGGTCGCCGAGCGCGAACTGGCCAAGGAGCCGGGCGCGACCATCATCCACAACCTGATCACCTCGCGGGCGGTGCCGGAGCTGGTGCACGAGCTGGGCGGCACCCCGGTGCGTACCAGGGTGGGCCACTCGTTCATCAAGCAGCAGATGGCCGCCACCGGCGCGGTGTTCGGCGGCGAGCACTCCGCGCACTACTACTTCCGCGATTTCTGGGGCGCCGACTCCGGCATGCTCGCGGCGCTGCACGTGCTGGCCGCGCTGGGCGAGAAGGACCGCCCGATCTCGGAGCTGATGTCGTCCTACGAGACCTACGCCGCCTCCGGCGAGATCAACTCGACGGTGGCCGACGCCAAGGAGCGGACGCTGGCCGTGGTCGAGGCGTTCGAGGATCGCGCCAAGTCGGTGGACCGGCTCGACGGGGTGACCGTCCAGCTGGCCGACGACGCCTGGTTCAACCTGCGCGCCTCGAATACCGAGCCGTTGCTGCGGCTGAACGTCGAGGCCCGATCGCCGGAGGAAGTAGACGCACTCGTGACCGAGATTTTGGGCATCGTCCGGTCCTGA
- a CDS encoding DUF3499 domain-containing protein, translating to MRRCCRPGCKNPAVATLTYVYSDSTAVVGPLATVAEPHSWDLCETHASRITAPKGWELVRHEGGFSTTPDDDDLTALAEAVREAGLRRRPPEPDQRGYRDYAPAPQRTTRTGRRGHLRVLPDPPN from the coding sequence ATGCGTCGTTGCTGCCGACCCGGCTGCAAGAATCCGGCCGTCGCGACGCTCACGTATGTCTACTCGGACTCCACCGCGGTGGTCGGTCCGCTCGCGACGGTCGCCGAACCACACTCGTGGGACCTGTGCGAAACGCACGCTTCCCGGATCACCGCGCCGAAGGGCTGGGAGCTGGTCCGCCACGAGGGCGGCTTCTCCACCACCCCGGACGACGACGATCTCACCGCACTGGCCGAAGCCGTTCGCGAGGCCGGTCTGCGACGGCGTCCCCCGGAGCCCGATCAGCGCGGCTATCGCGACTATGCCCCCGCGCCGCAGCGCACCACCCGCACCGGCAGGCGCGGGCATCTGCGCGTGCTGCCCGATCCGCCGAACTGA
- a CDS encoding metallopeptidase family protein: MSRSRHRRPPTARSVIRRGRGVRGPMLPPTVPAWRTRGQQFDRLVLEAFAPLDSRWHDRLTKLDIAVDDVPKIRPLHPDSVTWPDEVVADGPVPLSRLIPAGVDRHGQATRARVVLFRKPLELRASDPDDLVELLREVLVQQIATYLGVDPDVIDPEAEEE; the protein is encoded by the coding sequence ATGTCCCGTTCCCGCCATCGACGCCCGCCCACCGCCCGGTCGGTGATCCGACGCGGCCGCGGGGTGCGCGGGCCGATGCTGCCGCCGACGGTGCCCGCCTGGCGCACCCGAGGCCAGCAGTTCGACCGGCTCGTGCTGGAGGCGTTCGCCCCGCTCGACAGCCGCTGGCACGATCGGCTCACCAAACTCGACATCGCCGTCGACGATGTACCGAAAATCCGTCCGCTGCACCCTGATTCGGTCACCTGGCCGGACGAGGTGGTGGCCGACGGACCGGTCCCGCTGTCCCGGCTGATCCCCGCGGGCGTCGACCGGCACGGGCAGGCGACCCGCGCGCGGGTCGTGCTGTTCCGCAAACCGCTCGAGCTGCGCGCGAGCGATCCGGACGATCTGGTCGAACTGCTGCGCGAGGTGCTCGTGCAGCAGATCGCCACCTATCTCGGCGTCGATCCGGACGTCATCGATCCGGAGGCGGAGGAGGAGTAG
- a CDS encoding WhiB family transcriptional regulator translates to MFESIEEQWQERALCAQTDPEAFFPEKGGSTREAKRICMGCEVRGECLEYALAHDERFGIWGGLSERERRRLKRGIG, encoded by the coding sequence ATGTTCGAAAGCATCGAAGAGCAGTGGCAGGAGCGTGCCCTGTGCGCGCAGACCGATCCGGAGGCGTTCTTCCCCGAGAAGGGCGGCTCGACCCGCGAGGCGAAACGGATCTGCATGGGCTGCGAGGTACGCGGCGAGTGCCTGGAGTACGCACTCGCACACGATGAGCGCTTCGGCATCTGGGGCGGTCTCTCCGAGCGGGAGCGCCGGCGCCTCAAGCGCGGTATCGGCTGA